From the genome of Halorussus caseinilyticus, one region includes:
- a CDS encoding DUF7544 domain-containing protein: MPWYAVEDLDDALDATKSLLTPFDARQWLKLALVVFFLGNASSGSSWTAGSSTDAPPDAPPGPAGPTGVEVDLPFAFGEVLPVVLGIVAVALVVGLVYSLVGSVMEFVFVESLRRQRVRIRPYADQHFGQALRLFAFRVALGLLVVVPVLGILASVVSFAGGQPGFSVGLLAVFVPLLIFLGIAVAVVDGFTTNFVVPVMILKNVGILDGWRRFWPALTGQWEQYGVYVLVRFGLALAVGLLASVVGGIVGALLAAPLAVVGVLAVPAFGGPAALLSNPVAVAVAVALLLGYLALLTAALSLVFVPVQTYLRYHALLVLGDTESDFDLIPELRRDVRETG, from the coding sequence ATGCCGTGGTACGCCGTGGAGGACCTCGATGACGCGTTGGACGCTACCAAATCCTTACTGACGCCGTTCGACGCCCGCCAGTGGCTCAAACTCGCGCTCGTGGTCTTCTTCCTCGGGAACGCGAGTAGCGGGTCGTCGTGGACGGCCGGGAGTTCGACCGACGCGCCCCCGGACGCGCCGCCCGGCCCGGCCGGTCCGACCGGCGTCGAGGTGGACCTCCCGTTCGCGTTCGGGGAGGTTCTGCCCGTCGTCCTCGGAATCGTCGCCGTCGCGTTGGTCGTCGGACTGGTGTACAGTCTGGTCGGGTCGGTGATGGAGTTCGTCTTCGTGGAGTCGCTCCGTCGCCAGCGCGTCCGGATTCGGCCCTACGCCGACCAACACTTCGGGCAGGCCCTCCGCCTGTTCGCGTTCCGGGTCGCGCTTGGTCTGTTGGTGGTCGTCCCCGTCCTCGGGATACTCGCGTCGGTGGTCTCGTTCGCGGGCGGGCAACCGGGGTTCTCGGTCGGCCTGCTCGCGGTGTTCGTACCACTGCTGATTTTCCTCGGCATCGCCGTCGCCGTGGTAGACGGCTTCACGACCAACTTCGTCGTGCCGGTGATGATTCTCAAGAACGTCGGCATTCTCGACGGGTGGCGGCGGTTCTGGCCCGCGCTGACCGGCCAGTGGGAGCAGTACGGCGTCTACGTTCTCGTCCGGTTCGGTCTCGCGCTGGCGGTCGGCCTGTTGGCGTCGGTGGTCGGGGGCATCGTCGGCGCGCTACTCGCGGCCCCCCTCGCGGTGGTCGGCGTGCTGGCGGTGCCCGCGTTCGGCGGTCCGGCGGCGCTTCTCTCGAACCCGGTCGCCGTCGCCGTCGCCGTCGCGCTCCTACTCGGGTATCTGGCTCTCCTGACGGCGGCGCTCTCGCTGGTGTTCGTGCCGGTGCAGACGTACCTCCGGTATCACGCGCTCCTCGTCCTCGGCGACACCGAGTCGGACTTCGACCTGATTCCCGAACTCCGTCGGGACGTGCGCGAGACCGGTTGA
- a CDS encoding TrmB family transcriptional regulator, with translation MDEDDAIEALEHLGLSNYEAKVFTALQRLGTGTARDVHRATDVPRSQVYGAAESLQDRGLVEVQQSKPIQYRPVSLEAARSHLRGEFERTQERAFDYLEDARQQRGEGDERREDIWTVHGRTSIDGRAEQLLKEAERRIVFAVGRDARGLTNELAELLRKKAESGVEVIVVGDTTLEEHFADTGIEIADPPTDPPKGDDPVGRVLVVDGETVLLSVRDGGDDPELDDETALWSSRTGIAAVLVQLIDGGLGDSVSV, from the coding sequence ATGGACGAAGACGACGCTATCGAGGCCCTCGAACACCTCGGTCTCTCGAACTACGAGGCGAAGGTGTTCACCGCGCTCCAGCGGTTGGGTACCGGCACCGCCCGCGACGTGCATCGGGCGACCGACGTGCCCCGGTCGCAGGTGTACGGCGCGGCCGAGTCGCTTCAGGACCGTGGTCTCGTAGAGGTCCAGCAGTCCAAGCCCATCCAGTACCGGCCCGTCAGCCTCGAAGCCGCCCGGTCGCACCTCCGCGGCGAGTTCGAGCGCACCCAAGAGCGCGCCTTCGACTATCTCGAAGACGCTCGCCAACAGCGCGGCGAGGGCGACGAGCGCCGCGAGGACATCTGGACGGTCCACGGCCGGACCAGCATCGACGGCCGGGCCGAGCAACTGCTGAAAGAGGCCGAGCGACGAATAGTCTTCGCGGTGGGCCGGGACGCTCGCGGCCTGACGAACGAACTCGCCGAACTACTGCGGAAGAAGGCCGAGTCGGGTGTCGAGGTAATCGTAGTCGGTGATACGACCCTCGAAGAACACTTCGCCGACACCGGCATCGAAATCGCCGACCCCCCGACCGACCCTCCGAAGGGCGACGACCCGGTGGGCCGGGTCCTCGTGGTAGACGGCGAGACGGTCCTGCTGAGCGTCCGCGACGGCGGTGACGACCCCGAACTGGACGACGAGACCGCACTCTGGTCGTCCCGGACGGGCATCGCGGCGGTCCTCGTCCAACTCATCGACGGCGGACTCGGCGACTCGGTGTCGGTCTGA
- a CDS encoding MMPL family transporter: MNGSDLFAAVTEYSRPIIAVLLVLTVLVGAGAPMVEQSSSLDQFQSDSTADRKLDYIETNFATGQQNTTTVQLIVRDGNVLSKDALVETLKLQQDLRNNRTINGTLANDTPTGGVANIVASAALRQEQASGLRKSAAELQQRRQSLNESRAELRQRGQTLNATAATLRESLNRTRGLQTEYERLNASHRRGEVNDSTYRQRSAGIETRLREVRTSTTANLTANQSATFERAFGQVRALQLQLDRLNASLQQGEINQSTYRERATEIRSQFQQAYRLGTRGVLADQYQQLQQRTAELRERGQQLKQDAAKLQQQRQQLQNASRPTLDEQIEQLESMNRSEVESTVESVLSEGGDGPSSQAFAFMPTSYEPGSTEANATMLVVFQQQRGQTVQGMASTSIVESQTAIQQVSKQSMDREVLVFGSGIISEETDQSMADSISIVGPMALIFVVLTLVIAYRDLLDILLGVFGIVAVLVWTFGFMGWAGITFNQIFISVPVLLIGLSIDYAIHVFMRHREEREEHDGESVREGMSVALAGVGVALVWVTATTVIGFLSNLVSPLPPIQDFGIVSSVGIVAALIVFGGLIPALKVEIDTFLESKGFDRQKRAFGTGGGALGSMLSVGSTAARKAPFVVIALTLVLSAGGAYGATQVDTSFEQTDFLAEDPAGWMKDLPEPFAPGDYSAKANLEYVNQNFLRQDSQAQILVEGDVATAGTLEKLQQANDAAREKRDVVVVLSNGEPQIRSPISVMEQVAAQNESFNATLAAADTDGDGVPDRNVEQVYDELFAVAPQDAKGVIHREDGEYRAVRMVVSVKGGASSSTVTEEMRAVADDVDGDGLTATATGQPIVFEIVQNQLLDTVIQSLVITLGATFAFLMLAYRLAHGSATLGAITLLPVAFSVSWILGTMYLLGMPFNVLTGMITSLTVGLGVAYSIHLSERYTMELGRRDTIWQAMNESVTGTGGALLGSAATTVGGFGVLGFAILPALQQFGIITGLTIIYAFLASVLVLPSLLVLWTRYLGPGEASAADPSAAVANGGEVSED; this comes from the coding sequence GTGAACGGAAGCGACCTCTTCGCGGCCGTCACGGAGTACAGTCGTCCAATCATCGCGGTACTGCTCGTCCTGACTGTGTTGGTCGGGGCGGGCGCGCCGATGGTCGAACAGTCGTCGTCGCTCGACCAGTTCCAGAGCGACAGCACCGCCGACCGGAAGTTGGACTACATCGAGACCAACTTCGCGACCGGCCAGCAGAACACCACGACGGTCCAACTCATCGTCAGGGACGGTAACGTCCTCTCGAAGGACGCGCTCGTCGAGACGCTGAAGCTCCAACAGGACCTGCGGAACAACCGGACCATAAACGGCACGCTGGCGAACGACACGCCGACCGGCGGCGTCGCCAACATCGTCGCTTCCGCGGCGCTCCGACAGGAGCAAGCGAGCGGACTCCGGAAGTCGGCGGCCGAACTCCAACAGCGCCGCCAGTCGCTCAACGAGTCGCGCGCCGAACTCCGACAGCGCGGCCAGACCCTGAACGCGACGGCGGCGACCCTCCGCGAGTCACTGAACCGGACGCGCGGGCTTCAGACCGAGTATGAACGACTTAACGCCTCCCACCGCCGCGGCGAGGTCAACGACTCGACCTACCGCCAGCGGTCGGCGGGCATCGAGACCCGACTCCGGGAGGTCCGGACCTCCACGACGGCGAACCTGACGGCCAACCAGTCGGCGACGTTCGAACGGGCGTTCGGTCAGGTTCGGGCGCTACAGCTTCAACTCGACCGACTCAACGCCTCGCTCCAACAGGGCGAAATCAACCAATCGACGTACCGCGAGCGCGCCACCGAGATTCGCTCGCAGTTCCAGCAGGCGTACAGACTCGGCACCCGCGGCGTGTTGGCCGACCAGTACCAACAACTCCAACAGCGCACGGCGGAACTCCGCGAGCGCGGCCAGCAACTCAAGCAGGACGCCGCGAAACTCCAGCAACAGCGCCAGCAGTTGCAGAACGCTTCCCGACCGACCCTCGACGAGCAAATCGAGCAACTCGAGTCGATGAACCGGTCGGAAGTCGAATCGACCGTCGAGTCGGTGCTGAGCGAGGGCGGCGACGGCCCGTCGAGTCAGGCGTTCGCGTTCATGCCGACCTCCTACGAACCCGGTAGCACCGAGGCCAACGCGACGATGCTCGTCGTGTTCCAGCAACAGCGGGGCCAGACCGTGCAGGGCATGGCAAGTACGTCCATCGTGGAGTCCCAGACTGCCATCCAGCAGGTCTCCAAACAGTCGATGGACCGAGAAGTCCTCGTCTTCGGGTCGGGCATCATCAGCGAGGAGACCGACCAGTCGATGGCCGACAGCATCTCCATCGTCGGCCCGATGGCGCTCATCTTCGTCGTCTTGACGCTGGTCATCGCCTACCGCGACCTGCTGGACATCCTGCTCGGAGTGTTCGGTATCGTCGCGGTCCTCGTCTGGACGTTCGGCTTCATGGGTTGGGCGGGCATCACCTTCAACCAAATCTTCATCTCGGTGCCGGTCCTGCTCATCGGTCTCTCCATCGACTACGCGATTCACGTCTTCATGCGCCACCGCGAGGAGCGTGAGGAACACGACGGGGAGAGCGTCCGCGAGGGGATGTCGGTCGCACTGGCGGGCGTCGGAGTCGCTCTCGTCTGGGTGACTGCGACGACGGTCATCGGTTTCCTCTCGAACCTCGTCAGTCCCCTGCCGCCGATTCAGGACTTCGGTATCGTGAGTTCGGTGGGCATCGTGGCCGCGCTAATCGTCTTCGGCGGCCTGATTCCCGCCCTCAAGGTCGAAATCGACACCTTCCTCGAATCGAAGGGCTTCGACCGCCAGAAGCGAGCGTTCGGTACCGGCGGCGGTGCGCTCGGGTCGATGCTTTCGGTGGGTTCGACCGCCGCCCGGAAAGCCCCGTTCGTCGTCATCGCCCTGACGCTCGTGCTGTCGGCCGGTGGCGCGTACGGCGCGACGCAGGTAGACACTAGCTTCGAGCAGACCGACTTCCTCGCCGAGGACCCGGCGGGGTGGATGAAAGACCTGCCCGAACCGTTCGCGCCCGGCGACTACTCCGCGAAAGCGAACCTCGAATACGTCAACCAGAACTTCTTGCGACAGGACTCGCAGGCCCAGATTCTGGTCGAGGGCGACGTAGCTACCGCGGGAACCCTCGAAAAGCTCCAGCAGGCCAACGACGCCGCGCGGGAGAAACGCGACGTGGTGGTCGTCCTCTCGAATGGCGAACCCCAGATTCGGAGTCCCATCTCCGTGATGGAACAGGTCGCCGCGCAGAACGAGTCGTTCAACGCGACGCTCGCCGCGGCCGACACCGACGGCGACGGCGTGCCCGACCGGAACGTCGAGCAAGTGTACGACGAACTGTTCGCAGTCGCCCCGCAGGACGCGAAAGGCGTCATCCACCGCGAGGACGGCGAGTACCGAGCGGTCCGGATGGTCGTCTCGGTCAAGGGTGGGGCCTCGTCCTCGACGGTCACCGAGGAGATGCGCGCCGTGGCCGACGACGTAGACGGCGACGGCCTGACCGCCACCGCGACCGGTCAACCAATCGTCTTCGAAATCGTCCAGAACCAACTGCTGGACACGGTCATCCAGAGCCTCGTCATCACGCTCGGCGCGACGTTCGCGTTCCTGATGCTGGCCTACCGACTCGCCCACGGGAGCGCCACGCTCGGAGCCATCACCCTGCTCCCGGTGGCGTTCAGCGTCTCGTGGATTCTCGGAACGATGTACCTGCTGGGGATGCCGTTCAACGTCCTGACGGGGATGATTACCAGCCTCACGGTGGGTCTCGGGGTGGCCTACAGTATCCACCTCAGCGAGCGCTACACGATGGAACTCGGGCGGCGCGACACCATCTGGCAGGCCATGAACGAGAGCGTCACCGGCACCGGCGGCGCGCTTCTCGGGAGCGCCGCGACCACCGTCGGCGGGTTCGGCGTCCTCGGGTTCGCCATCCTGCCCGCGCTCCAGCAGTTCGGCATCATCACGGGTCTGACAATCATCTACGCGTTCCTCGCCAGCGTCCTCGTCCTGCCGAGTCTGCTGGTGCTGTGGACGCGCTACCTCGGACCCGGCGAGGCCAGCGCCGCCGACCCGAGCGCCGCAGTCGCAAACGGAGGCGAGGTGAGCGAGGACTGA
- a CDS encoding RNA-guided endonuclease InsQ/TnpB family protein — translation MLETTRTYRAKIVNHSQVSDDLDDCGFSASKLWNVARYYTQGRWDEDGEIPDDGELKSELKEHERYSDLHSQSSQRVLEELAESFTSWYKARQRGDDANPPGYRKHGDNHPRSTVTWKQKGIKHDSKHNKLRLSKGFNLKNHRSDFILCEYETRPDVQVENIQQVRAVWNGDHWELHLVCKVEIPVEDAPGDNTAGIDLGIKNYLAIAYDDGDAELYPGNVLKQDKHYFTRDEYDTEGENGPSRRALRSRKKLSRRKDHFLHTLAKHVVGRCIDHEVGRIAIGDLSEIREDENGDSRNWGRSGNKKLHGWEFERFTTLLEYKAEEHGILVDRTSERDTSKTCSCCGRKRDANRVECGLYVCSSCETTMNADVNGAVNIRRKITQNLPTEDMSNGRLARPVAYLFNQTSGSFHPREQVGCEP, via the coding sequence ATGTTGGAGACAACCCGCACCTATCGAGCGAAAATCGTCAACCACTCCCAAGTGAGTGACGACCTCGATGACTGTGGGTTCTCTGCGTCGAAACTGTGGAACGTCGCCCGATACTACACGCAAGGCCGGTGGGACGAAGACGGGGAAATCCCCGACGATGGCGAACTCAAATCCGAACTCAAGGAACACGAACGATACAGTGACCTCCATTCTCAGTCAAGTCAGCGAGTTCTCGAAGAGCTTGCTGAGTCGTTCACCAGTTGGTACAAAGCACGCCAACGCGGAGACGACGCCAACCCACCCGGCTACCGCAAACACGGCGACAACCATCCACGCTCCACCGTGACGTGGAAACAGAAAGGCATCAAGCACGATTCCAAACACAACAAACTCCGTCTGAGCAAGGGGTTTAACCTGAAGAATCACCGTTCAGACTTCATCCTCTGTGAGTACGAGACGCGACCGGACGTACAGGTGGAGAACATCCAGCAGGTGCGAGCCGTGTGGAACGGCGACCATTGGGAACTTCACCTTGTCTGCAAGGTCGAAATCCCCGTTGAGGACGCGCCCGGCGACAACACGGCGGGCATCGACCTCGGCATCAAGAATTACCTCGCCATCGCCTACGACGACGGGGACGCCGAGTTGTATCCGGGGAACGTGTTGAAACAGGACAAGCACTATTTCACCCGCGACGAGTACGACACCGAGGGTGAGAACGGCCCATCGCGCCGTGCGCTTCGCTCTCGGAAGAAACTCTCGCGTCGGAAAGACCACTTCCTCCACACACTCGCCAAGCATGTCGTTGGCCGGTGCATCGACCACGAGGTTGGTCGCATCGCTATCGGTGACTTGAGCGAGATTCGTGAAGACGAGAACGGTGACTCGCGGAATTGGGGTCGGAGTGGGAACAAGAAACTCCACGGCTGGGAGTTCGAACGGTTCACCACGTTGCTTGAATACAAGGCCGAAGAACACGGCATCCTCGTAGACCGCACAAGCGAGCGAGACACGTCAAAGACGTGTTCGTGTTGTGGTCGGAAGCGTGATGCCAACCGCGTGGAATGTGGCTTGTACGTCTGTTCGTCGTGCGAAACGACGATGAACGCAGACGTGAACGGTGCAGTGAATATTCGCAGAAAGATAACTCAGAATCTTCCCACCGAGGATATGAGTAACGGTCGTTTGGCACGGCCAGTAGCCTACCTGTTCAACCAAACCTCCGGGTCGTTCCACCCGAGGGAACAGGTTGGTTGCGAACCGTAA